A region of the Longimicrobium sp. genome:
GGTGCGCGTCGATGCCTCCGGTCGCCTGCAGCGCCTGGACGCCGCGCAGACCACGCGCAAGGTGGTCGTCACCCGCGTCCCCTGGATCGAGATCGAGGCACCGGCACGTCGCTGGGCGGCGGCGGATGCTGCGGGGCGCGGCCTGGGCGAGCTCTCCGGCCGCGGGCGCGAGGAGGAGACGGTGGCGGGCGCGCGCATCATGGTGGACTACGGCACGCCCTCGAAGCGCGGGCGTGAGATCTGGGGCGGCATCGTGCCATGGGGGCAGCTGTGGCGCACCGGGGCCAACCGCGCCACCCACTTCACCACCTCGCGCGACCTCGTCCTCGGCGACCCCGCGCGTGGCGGGCTGGTGGTGCCAGCCGGCGAGTACACCCTCTTCTCCATCCCCGAAGCGGCCGGCGGCGTGCTGATCGTCAACCGCCAGACGGGCCAGACCGGCACATCCTACGACCCCGCCCGCGACCTGGGCCGCGTCCCCATGCGGCGCGTGACACGCGGCGGCTCCGCCGAGCGCTTCACCATCGAGGTGGACGACGCAGGCGCCGGCGGCGTGATCCGGCTGATCTGGGACCGCTCCGAGTTCGTGGTCCCCTTTACCGTCCGCTGAGCGCGCCGAGGTTCAGCCGACTTATGGTAGGGCGTGCGCGGGGAAGTCAGCGGCCGTGCGCGCCGGCATGTACGCACCACCCGAAGTACTCGTGCCGCGAATGCCGTGCAGCTGCCACGGCACTCGCGGTTTCGTGTTCATGCTCATCTCCCTCACAACCACCTCCTGCGGCGGATCGCTCGCAAACGCCTTCGCCGCCGGGACGGCGTCCAGAAATGCCTGCGCGAAGGCGGTCCGCTCGGGCAGCCGAAAGTGGACGGCGGGGCCCTGTACTACGATCGCCGAATCCGTCGGCGCGGCTCCGAGGGTTACGAAAACCACGCGCGACACCCGCAGATCGACCGTGTGCCCGAAAAGGGTGAGCGAGGACATTACTCGATTGTAGCGGATCGTGTACTCCCGCTCACCCACGGTCCAGGCCTCGGCACTCGATTCGCTATCCGCAGGCTCGGAACCACCCTCATTGCGCAACTCGCGCCAGCGCGTCGGTCGGCGGTACCAGTTCGTTGGGCCGCGGATTATCACCGCGTATCCCAGCACGGCACCGCTGTCCGGAGCGGGCTCCATGACGGCTTGCAGGACGGCCGACGCCGAGACCGGAGATGCACTCCTCATGCTGAAGGCACGTCCCGGGGCTTCGCCACTGGGAGGGGGCAGCGTGACGATGGTACTCTGTGCGGCAGCAGACTTCGTGAGAATCGCCACACCGACGGCGAGCAGCAGCGTGCTCGAGCGGATGGAGAATGGCATAAGCATATTTCCCGATGTTTGCCTGAAGCAGCATAGCGACCCAAGTCAGTCGCCATAGACGGAACTGGATAAGTGAATCAGACGGCTCACGACTGACGGGCTCGCCTACCGCGCCTTCATGCGCAGCCAGAGCAGGGCGGTCGCGAAGCCGGCAAGTCCTCCTGGGATCACAACGAAAAGAGCGGCCTCCGCTTCTCCAAAGAGCCCCACCCCTCGTGCCGCGAGAACTCCACCGCACGTAGCGGCCACCGCCGTCGTAGATATTACCTGGCCAATTGGGATGCGTCGGACCGGAACCCATGCAATGGGCGTGATGAGTGCGCCGGTAAGCCCGCCCCAGAAGCCGCTTACGAGTAGGGCAAAAGGAAGCGCTTCGGCAGCAAGCGTACCTCCGTACGTCAGTTGAGTACCGGCAAGGATGAGGATCCCCACACTGGTACCGCAGACGAATCCGATCGCCGCCAGACGTAATACGAGCAGCACCTGCTCACCCGGGCTACGGCGCATCTTCCTCATGGCTTCCGTGAAGGCCTGAACGCGCAATCCGGTCCGGCCGCCCGATTCTGGACGGCCGGACCGACATGGCTTCTACTGGACCTGGCACCCTGGAGGCAGATTGAGCAGCTCGCGCCATTGCTTCAGGGTGTTGGCCCGGGTACGCAGTTGAGTCCAATGTCCTTCCTTGTCCCTGAATTCCTCTTGGAAAGTGCCATCCACCTGTTGCTGGTTGATCTGAATCGAAGGATACTCGTCGCGCAAGACGTCCGTGTGATGCCAGCGGCCGTCAGCGCCTCTCTGGAAAACAACGAACCCGTCGATCGTGGGGCAGTAATCCCTGTCGGCGTATTGGCAGAACCCGTTGTAGAAGTGGAACTCGACGATGACCGTGCCGTTCTCCCCTTGATGGATCGCAAAGGACTTCGGATCGTGCGGAGCGGGGTCCGCCGTCACGGTAGCCGGACCCCAACCGATAGAGCTGCTGTTCATGTACGCGACACCGGTGCGGTCGTCGAGGTTCAGGTACATCTGCACGCGGGAAGCCTTGTACGGCGCATTCGAGTCGAAGTCTCGCCCATCTCCCTGCCCCAGCACGAACGTGCGCGCCGACGAGATGAACAGGTCGATGCACTTCGTTTTCCCGTCATTGCGGGGAACACACATATCTGGAGAAGTCCCGACGTTTGTACCTATCAACATTGCGGCAGCCTGGTGCCATGCGGCGGAGTCATCCTCCATCTTCTTCGCCTCATCCAGGTCCGCCAGGTACTTGGCGGAAGCGTTCGGG
Encoded here:
- a CDS encoding DUF2911 domain-containing protein, with translation MFTDLRPRLAAAAFLLAASVLPAAAQAPARDSAALVTVLGSDTVALERWVRTGNRWEAAAVVRSPSTSFRRYTLELSPSGTMRRFEERWYDAANPAGAPRRTEVVEPAEGGWVRRITEADSTRLTRFEADSSALPFVDLVHWPLELAIARVPAGATRPQPLIAGGRSIPFTVARTGAGEVTVTHPLRGPSVVRVDASGRLQRLDAAQTTRKVVVTRVPWIEIEAPARRWAAADAAGRGLGELSGRGREEETVAGARIMVDYGTPSKRGREIWGGIVPWGQLWRTGANRATHFTTSRDLVLGDPARGGLVVPAGEYTLFSIPEAAGGVLIVNRQTGQTGTSYDPARDLGRVPMRRVTRGGSAERFTIEVDDAGAGGVIRLIWDRSEFVVPFTVR